AGCCAGGACAACTCTGGAATGGTTTTGGGTCAAGTCTCTGACCCTCCTTGAAGAGAcgcagccaaagcccagacttaaacctcacagaacatttgtggagagacctaaagatggcaCTTTAAAGATGCTTCCCAACCAATCTAATAGAACTGGAGGAGATCTGCctgaaagaatgggataaactgcccagaACCAGGTGTGCAAAGTTTGTAGAGACTTACACAAGAAGGCTGAAAGGTGTAATTGCTGCCTAAGGGACTTCTACAAATTAATTAGGAGTTTGAATGCTTATGTGAATTAGAGATtccactttttgatttttaataaatttgcaaacccttTTGCAAATCtcattaaaatgaaacacaatgaaATATGAAGAAAGTGAAGTAGTCAAAAGCTCAAATTGCTTTATAAGAAGTTAAGAAAAAATTCCAAGAACATAGCAACAcatttgaaaacttgttaagggatccatggacacatgaaataaattgctAAGTAGTGAGGTAGAGACATTTGTTCCCTGGAACATCCCATTGGTCCTATTGAACGCCTTAAGCATGGAGTGTAAAACTCATTTCAGAGCTATGAATCCTGAAAGAATTGTTAAGATTATGTTTGCTGTTTTATCAGTGATGATGTCAGTGGTTTTAAATTTCCTGCCATCAGCAGAGGGTCCTATGGGGgattagaaacttttttttttaaatcacctgcCAAGTCAGCTAATTTTGGTCAATGTGTGTGAGGTGAGATGTGTGTGGACCACAGAACAATCATGCTGACAGACGGTAGCAGTCACCCGAACAGCTAGTTAAATAGCCGTTGTTTGATAAAGCTGGATATAACCTTACTGAAGCTTGAAGAGAAGTTAGCTTAAGAGACACCTTTGGAACTAGGCTAAGATTGcaattaaaacttttttatttatttaattaatttgctctcagtgcatttacaaaacaaaatcacatttattgctcaagtaatgAACTGCCTCTGAAAGTTGACCTTTGTGTTACCACATTTTTCAATAATTGacaattattaataaaactaaatCAACATTAGTTCACATCTGGCCTTTCTTGCTTGGACCCCATTAGTAAATCATTTGCCTTTTACAAATCCCCCAATTAGATGGCATGATGTTGCAACGGTTAGACGTGGATTGGACCCCTGAGacagttatgttttgttttactttcatgtcccattgataagcattttaaattaactggcTTTGTGGGAGTGTAAGAGTGATTGtgtgagatggactggcaccccatccagggtttgcaCCTTACTTTGGACCAGCCTCTGTCTTGTCCCTCTGCATTGTGTGTCCACAGCCAATCAATTCTTCTTTGTAAACGTCTTAAGTAAGATGATCAGCTGACTTTATTGTGTGCTTCTGTTCCGCCATCTATTAACTAGAAAGTCAGATAAATCATTGGTATTTAATTTGTGCCAGATCTCACTGGGGCTCAGCTGGATTACCTCTGCAAGACCCCAAAATCttcaaatgtgtttatttttttataatgttttaatgcACAGTGTACAATGCATAATTATCGTTAGGTCAATgtagcttaaaaaaaaagaatgattgtGGCGCAGCAAATGTGGATGGAGGTGGAGAGATGACAGGAACAGGAGTGAGGCAGTGGGGATGAAGATGCATCAGATAAGGTTGATTGCGGACACCAGAACATTTTAAGACTGTAAGGTATTCAAGTTAAATACtattttatgtgtgtgaattTACATACTGATTTCATGTACTAATAAGGTCGTTGACGTAATTCAATGTCATCAGTGCTGCGCTCTGGTGCTAAAATTGCCATTTCCAGCACACTCCCATTCCGACCCTGGACAGGCACTATAAGCTCTATTAATATTACGATTTATGAATTACAGTAAGTACTGCATGTCATATTTCAAGGGAGAGCAGTGCTTGACACAGCCATTCTTCACCAccttggtctactgttgcaccccTCTACTTCTGCAGATAACCAATGACCTTGAGCCACTGAGAATGTGTTGCTCTCTGTGGAGCTCATTATACGTAGTCTTGGGATTTGAGTTTTGCATTGTACATGTGATACAGAATCACTAGTGATGATCAGATACTCCTGGTTaccacattttattttgcataatttgCCCAAATTGAGAGCAGCCAGTCCAACATCGATGTGTTATTACAGTATGTGCAGACGTCCTCTTAACCACACTTATCTTTGTCACATCTAATCCAGGATGAGCAGAGAATGTGTTCCCTCTCTTGGTGTGCGACTCTAATCTctatttagttttctttctttgcagTGGTGTCATAGGAAGTGGACTAGctcttttctccaaacataagCTACTCGATGTCTTTCTCTACCGCTATTCTGTCAATGGATTCCCCTACAAGGTGAGCAAATATGTCTGCTGCAGCAATTATCTTAAGTAGTGGCCTTTAGATATTTGCTGCCTTGTCTCAGTGTGTTCATAATTAATCCGTAACTGTTTGACCAAATCCTAACCTGTGGCCTAACGTCCTCTCTGCCCCCTGGCCATCAAGCTTCTGTCATCTAACATAGATGGTACAAGTCAAGGAAGTTGCcagtgttctgttttttgactaaTGATTAGAATGGAGGTGCTTCATCTTTTACCCTCCTACCTGCTCTTCGAACGTCTCCATCAAATACCCCCAGTAGATGATGCcatcttttaattattattacaccCTGACTACCAGCAGTCCTAGGTCAGCATTGACCATTTGGCTACATATCAACCTCAGTGGTATATTGACCTCTTTTTCTGTATGTATCTGGAACTCGCTTTACTTCTACATTGCAGGCTTTCCACGGAGACTGGTATGCAGGCAAAGCAGTTGGAATGGTAGTTGTCAACATTGGTGGAATGATAGCACATGTTTATATCACACACGTAAGTATTCGAAGTACTCGGGTGTAGGTATATGCTGGACTTTTAGAGATGTGAGGATGTCTGTAGAAGTATGTATTTCTAACAAGTGGGGCGGCTTAGGGCCGCAAGCTAATTTTTTGTGTCTGTGGCAGCTACATGCAGAGTACAGTCGAGAGAAGGATGCCTACCTTCCACACCGGGTGGCACAGACCTGGGAGTTGGTGCAGTTTGTACGGTAAGACTGTCTGCATGTTCATCTAGATTAGTGGGTAAGACAAGATCATTGCGTCAGTGGAGCTGCCCGGACTTAACTGTTCAGGTGACTGCTGCCATCCTAATAACTTGAGTTCAGTTGTCATCAAGCAGAAGCCTGCATCGCAGTGAAGAGCAGCTGACTTCAGCAGCTCCCAAATGATGACACTTGATTtagcaaacacatttttttgctgCAGGAAGCCAATTGCCTGACCTCTGAGTCCAGATAGCAGGAATCAGCACAAGACCTTTGATTGTTGTGCACCCTCACTCTAAAGTCAGATGGTGTTGTTAATGAGTTAGCGTCCTTTCTCCCTCAGCATTCTGACCATCCCTTTGTTATGTCTCTTGTTTTAGCCTAACCTCTGCTGCTGCTGACCTTGTCATATTAGGAGGTGATCTGAACATGCACCCAAGTGACCTTGGAATCCGATTGCTCCGAGGCTACACAGGCCTTGTGGATTGCTATCATGCTACTCAGAATTTCCAGGTATCTTCAGATAATTGAGCCATTAGTTTCATGGAGGGTGTTCTGGTAATGCAGGGAATGTCACTCATTAATTTTTTCAGTTCAAACTTAATCGTGAACTAAGGACAAGATGCACGATTCACAAACTGAACCCACATTGTGTCTCACAATTCTCATTCACCTATGTAACATgtgttctaattttaatttttgacttatattgtcatgctttgtgCTTTCAAACAGCACAGTGTATGAATTATCAGTATGTTTAGTCAGAGGAGACccctgctcttttttttttttttttttttttaactgctgttGAATTAATTCACTTAAGTATTTCAAAACAATCGAATCGGTGAAGTTAATCATAATTGTCATCACTAGTCAGTGTCTGGTAGCTGCTACACTTCACTCCTTCTCTTCAGGATATGATATCAAGCATCCAGACAATGTAAACCTTCTGCTAACTAGAGAAGTGTACACAGGCACGTTTAAAATAAGTCTGGTCAGCCTGAATTACTTCAGTTTTGTTACTTAAGGAATGAATAATGAGCTAAtgattaattataaattaaattaatttaaatttcagatttaatttgatttcagatttaattgaatttaattaatttaatttaattaaattattttcatttaattaatttaaatttaaattcatttaaattaattataaataagctaatgattaattttcttttcattttagtaaTCCACTCCAAGGTGGGGTTCTTACACGTTAGGGTGCATAGCAGCCCCGAATGAAATATATTAAGACTTTGTCAtccaatgacaacactttttcttctGTTCAAATGACAGTGGAGGAGGAGTgtcacagtttttttgttttccatgacaatgacttttaatttggATGTGACTAAAGCATTTATGTTTCTATGGCCACTGTGTTAATACATATCAAGTAAAAAGTCTGAAGCTAcccaattattttttaaaatgcctaATACCAGGTTATTCTCACCAGTACTATTTTGCATTAGACCAATGGCTGTAACCATGCTAATATGATGTAGACATAAACTGAGACCATTTGATGCCTATTTTGAGCAAGGCCCAGCTACAGACGTTGTTTCCATTGAGCCTGAATACACTGAAGAACTTCCTCTTCAGATGGTCCATACTCTGGAAACGTCCTTGGAGGTTAAATCTGAGACGTAGGCTGCCACTCGCTCTTTCGGGCTGGCTGCTTACCACTAGAACCACTGTGCATTTTTTCAGTACTTGAACTGTCAATGCTGTGCTAACTGGCGCCTGAATTCTTTTGTTCTCTTTAATGGCTGTCCTCATACTGGCCAAGGGCTGCTCACACTTGCCACAGAGATACTCCAAATGGTTTAATGCAAAATGACATTGTTTGGATCAATTGGACATTAAGCATCTTAACAATATTTGGAtgagtttctgttttatttggagTGCCTGTCCTTAATAGTTGAAGTATATTTTAAGGACACAACTGTTCACTGTCTCTTTTTCTGACTGACTGTCATCATCTGTGCACTTTATGATTGAGGTGAGCCTGTCAGTAGTGTTTTAGCACCACATTAACATGAGCTTTATGTGAGGCTTCCATTGCAGTGAGCACCTTATGCCTGGGAGGATACTGAAGTATAATCAATTATTGAAGTGTATGTTTAATGAAACAAGTAGCTTTTACTGTTATACAGACAAAGAGATAAGTGCTATTTACATACTATTTTATATCATAGATTGGTTTGAAGTTTAAATTGTGAGTACTGTAGCTGCTTGAAAAGAACATTTTTAGCTGGGACTGTGGAGATTTTTAATTATACAGCCAGTTCATAttacaggtggaatcccattgtaaCGAAATTCAtgaaaccataaaaatatttcatccatccatccatccattttccaacctgctgaatccgaacacagggtcacgggggatctgctggagccaatcccagccaacacagggcacaaggcaggaaccaatcctgggcagggtgccaacccaccgcagaaaatatttcattataatataAATTTCATTATAGCGTATACTGTATACTGGGGTCATCAGCAATTCACCCTTTCTAATGACAGCGGTGTAAAGACCGCCCTGTAGCTACATCTTACCGCGTAACATTCTTGTTTTTTGACAATAcctgtgtatttaaaaaaaaaaaaaaaaaaaaggcgcttCTTAAATTTTATTTGACAATGAGATgagttagatgtaactttttttttttctttatcagaatacaggtatgaatacagaatgaaaatgagacattagatataacttttttttttaaagaaatacaaatatgcttctaattttgttttgttcacgTTCTAACGCCCGATCTTTaattttgtcttcagtttttttatgATCCTGCAAATTGTTGACAGTTTTGAAAGTGTAAGATTCTCATTGCTTTTGCCCtgtcatttttctccattctggaatcagctttttccaggattgttaatttttctttcagcataaacTCATGCcatttctcacattttttttttttttgtgttcatgaaacttgaacagtacagtatccaCACACGACACAACTACCCACACGAACACTCGGTGGAGCAGTGACTTCGAATTCGCTACGTGTGTGATGTCTCGCCTACACTCTCGCCGAGCCTTGTCAAGACTGCCCAAAATGGGAAATTTCGCAACACACTGtgactttcttttggtctaacaagaaagagaccgCCTGCTGCAAGTTTTCCTGGACTTGAAAGTGTAGGCacggcattaagtatttttagcATTGCATTATTGTCTTCTACGGTAAtttttggttgaataaacatttgttatactgaaattttcatttcgttaaaatgaaatccatttaacatgatgttgtatgaatgttTATCTGGGCCaacaaaaagcatttgttttaataaCCGGGTTTGACTGGCATATAGCGGTGATTCTCAGTCACTGGGTTGTGAGTTGCCATCTTTGGATTGCATGCACATAAAAAACAGCCATTGGAGTGACTGACTTGCTCACATTATAACACACCAACGACGTTCTACCAAAGGGTTCTTCAGCACTGTCTGATATTTTATCCCAATTTCTAATTATGCTCATGTCACCAATTAGTTTTATTTGATTTCCTCTTTCAATTCGTGATCATTTCACAAAGGGGATCTACTCCCCTCCCCCTAACTCTTTGATTTTATTCGGTGTCCTGTTACAAGGGGGGACCACCCGCACTCCACCACTAATGCTCTTCGATTTATTTTATTTCCCCTttcaaacaacatttatttgtatacggGGGAAACAAATTCCCCAGGCCACCGTTGGATCGCTGCAAGTGAGAAACCCTAATGGAGTTGTCAGTGAAAATTAATCCGGAATACTGTGTTCTAAGGCCTTAAGGTTTGTGGAACAATGCTATATAGACGTCTAATAACAAAcagcatcaaaaataaaatttcataatTTGAGGACCTCAcaaatgtactgtttatttatataaatagaaaATGCACAATTAACCTATGTAAATCACGCTTTACGGAAGGTTCCAGTTTTATTGCTAAAGCTGTTCGATTTTTTTccttgaagaattggcattctctCTTAACTAATATGTCATATGCGGTTATGACATTCAGTCCTGGAGACCCCCATAGCTGTAGGTTTTAATTCAAACCAACTTCATAATCAgtgtattatttgtgtttttatttgcccTAAGCTGTCCTcgttacaaaaatttttttttttttttttttttttttaatagaaattctGATATTTTTGCTGAAACTTGAAATACAATTGTGGGTATGAAGTAACTGCTTACCTTAAGCATTTAATGTTATTTGTACCCATGTCTGCCTTGCTCATTCCTAATCATCAGTATTTTGGTACCGTTTAGGCAGCAAATTATACAGAGAGAGAGTAAATGAATTTAAGGTATGGAAAAGAATGCAACTGTTTATCAATttcttagaaatatttctaccacaaaaaactaaacaatgaaataatttaaaaataatggcaTGCTGACTGTGACCTTGCTTGGAGTAAAAACTGCAGCCATCCGAGTCTCTGGACCTGAACTTGAAAACCACTGACCTGTAGCGTGTTATCTGTAAACGGAGTCCTTGTTATCTCGGAGTAGCTCATCTGCATGTGTATACAAAGCAAGTGGCGCTCAGACCCCACTGCTGGTGCCCACCTAATAACACAGccttttattttcacaaactCCTTCTATCTGGAGATGACTGTAGATGTGACATAATGGGGTTCCTCATACTGGGATTCTGCTGTCTTAGAGAAGTGGCAGAGTTGGGCACTTCTATTTCTGAGGCTTGAACTTTTAGACATTTTCTTCTAGTGCTCTCCACTTGCTTCTGGCAGTAACCTTGTCGTCTTCATCTCTTGTTCTCTGCAGTCCCCTCGCATGTCACTGCTGGTGTGCACACAGTTTCCCTGAGCCTGTAAATGGGTTTCAGGTTTGCAGTTTCCTTAAGTTCTCCAGTATTGATGGCGAGGTGTGTGAAAGGCCAACACTCCTAGTAGACACTGCTGAGTGATAATTGTTAAAGTTGTATTTAAATGTGAAGTTACCGACCCCACTCTGGAATCACAACACCCTGAATAAGAAGCCGTGGTCCTTAAGTGGCCCCCAACTGCTCACAAGTGAATTGTGAAGAGTGAGTCTGCATGCATTGCTGTTGTAGACCATTACATTCCTCTGATTTATGGTTGCCCCTCTTTTCCTGTTGCAGGGTTGCCCCGATGGTGCCACATACATTCCTCAGAACCCTTTCACCAGCAAGAGCGAACTGGAGACTTTCCCAAATGGGATTCGCAtcgactacattttatttaaggtGAGCTATCATTAAACATAATATGACCACTCAGAGTAGAGGTCAGAGTTACATGGTAGAAGTTCATCCAGAAAAATATTGATCTGACTTCTGGAATACTGTTCTTGAGGGCAGGCAGAGGGTTCAGAACTGGAAATAATGTGCCAAGGAGGTTCGATATCATTAGAGACCAGCAGTAACAGGCACTGAAAGTACAGAGATGCACTGGCTTATGCCAGTCAGTGTCTCTGTGGATTATTCTGTATATGTTTGTCCTGTATCTGGGAATTTTATTGTTCCCCTGTATGCCAAtttcttcccatatcccaaagtttttcttgttaattaaatCAGAATGTGGGTGACGGTTGGCCCCATCATGAACTTGGTTCCtaacttgtgcccagtgctgtctcCCAACAGCCTTAAATCACATTAATCAGGTAGAGCATGTCCCTTTGTTATGACAGGCCGGACGTGTGCTGTTCACCAGGATGTTTGATTTGATGTAGTTTGGGGTTTAGAGGACACCATTGACAAATTAGAATTAAGGAAGTTCTGATTCAGACCACAGACTAGCACAGTAAAGCTTGAGCACCCCTGGTCCTTTTCATTGTTTTAGACCCTCTCTCATGTCAACTATCCCAGTGTTCAAGTGCATGTTGGAGCTGTTTGTACCATAGTGACCGCTATGGGGTGTTTGACAAAACGAGATGCTGATTATCATTTCCTTGAGTTTATGCATTCTGCCTTGTTTATTGGTCTGTGGTACCTCTACCATTCTGGGCTGCAGTTTGTTTTCCCTTCTATGATTTCTGAGAAGACCTTCATCAGAATTCAGGTCCTGTTGTGTAGGTCAAGTGAATAGCTGTTTCATCTTGAGCTTTGGACCTTGTGACCTATCCAGGGCCATACTGGGCTCTCTGGAACTTGTGTTTCCTGTCTTAGGTTTGTCCTGGTGCTTGCACTTCAAGTGCTTTCCTTAAGTGTGCAGAGGACAGACCACCACAGCAATGCAAGCCCCCTTCTGGAGGTCCTCTCTGTCTCCCCATGCTGGTACAGTGCAATGAGACAGATTGAGCTGTGGCAGCCAGTCTTGATGGCCCTTTCACAGGCAGATGTCCACTATTGTCAGCACAGAGAAACATGCAAGTGATGGTAGCTGCGCTCCTCGAGGTTGTTGGAGATGAAGGTCACCTCTACTGCAAGCAgctcacaatatttaaaaattctggGGAGATACCGAGTGAAGTGAGGGCATTGACAGTTCTGGCATAAGGACGTGAGAAGCAAGGTCTCTAGGCAGGCTGCATTCTGGGTAAATTGCTTTTGCTATGTGTCATTGTGAGACGGACAGTTTCTTtgtgatgtcatgtctgacatATTTTAGTTTCTCATGCTATCCATCCTGTTTTATTGCAGGGTTCTGCCACGCTTGCAGCTAAGTGTGACTCTTTCTCAACAACTATGGGCCATGTACCCGGACAGCCATTTCCTTATTCAGACCATGAGGCATTGTCAGTCATGCTGCTGgcacagagacaacagaagaagcaagaggaggaggaggaggaggaggccatGGCGAGCTCAGGTGCTGGCCCATTTTGTTCTCCCGCTTGTGTTCTTTTGCAAGTCAAAGCTTCTAAaggttcttttcttttcttctctcagaGCTGCTTGCCAACCTCATCGACACCGTGAATGAGGCCCGTACAGAGGTGAAGGTGGGCCTGCACCACATGGAGGGAATGCGGCACACGGCCATGCGAATGGGAATCATGGGTCTGGCCCTCCTCCTGCTGGAGATGCTCATTGCCCTCGTGCCTTGGCTGGCTGTCAGTACAGAGCAGGGCTTTCCTCGGGCCACCTTTTACCTGCTAGGCTCACTCTCCCTTGTGACACTGGTGCTCACAGGCGTCCTCTACATATTCTACTCCACTCAGGTGAAGGCGTTGCACAGCACGGAGGAGCAGATGAGGCTGGCAGTCCTTCGACTTCAGGAGCAAGTGACAAGTCGTGGTCCCCATTCCAGGTAGTATGGTGGAACCTTGAATTTGGTGACAGTGGCTCATGAGGGCTGCACAGTGCATCTGCAATCTCCTTCATTTCAATTTTCACATTTCTTGAAAAATGAAAGTGATACTAGAAACAGGCACTGTGACACAGGTTCAGACAAGTCCCCATCTCTGCCATCACCTTGGCTCTCTTTGAAAGGTGATATATGCAATGCCCTCCGTGCAGTACAGCTCTccgttgtttttatttttggttttggttttttttttacatatgaagGCCAAGTCAGA
The sequence above is drawn from the Erpetoichthys calabaricus chromosome 3, fErpCal1.3, whole genome shotgun sequence genome and encodes:
- the smpd2a gene encoding sphingomyelin phosphodiesterase 2a; amino-acid sequence: MATTQDVRLRVFSLNCWGVRYLSQHCTPRYQMIADLLKEEDFDLILLQEVYSEKDYLFLKRALSHCNPHSHYFKSGVIGSGLALFSKHKLLDVFLYRYSVNGFPYKAFHGDWYAGKAVGMVVVNIGGMIAHVYITHLHAEYSREKDAYLPHRVAQTWELVQFVRLTSAAADLVILGGDLNMHPSDLGIRLLRGYTGLVDCYHATQNFQGCPDGATYIPQNPFTSKSELETFPNGIRIDYILFKGSATLAAKCDSFSTTMGHVPGQPFPYSDHEALSVMLLAQRQQKKQEEEEEEEAMASSELLANLIDTVNEARTEVKVGLHHMEGMRHTAMRMGIMGLALLLLEMLIALVPWLAVSTEQGFPRATFYLLGSLSLVTLVLTGVLYIFYSTQVKALHSTEEQMRLAVLRLQEQVTSRGPHSR